One genomic window of Gracilinema caldarium DSM 7334 includes the following:
- a CDS encoding DNA polymerase III domain-containing protein produces MFENVLGQPAVHQLILDLQNSSLPPSILFEGPPASGKGTTALELGRTLSCLTEGAPWNCTCSECVKHRHLHHPDLLLLGSRAFSAEIAAASAAYLRDSESAAKLLFFRSVRKLLHRFNPLLWEGEESRLTKLAPIITQCNEFIEELSSFQVDVQEREKLTATIVKNAFQLEREGISDTIPIFQIRRSAYWARLAPSGRRKLLVIENADRMQDAARNALLKILEEPPESCQIVMCTTKKSALLPTIRSRLRSYAFEQRNLQTELEIIRRVFKDTNNQEVTTTSSILETYLESFLPISSEHITRTAGLFMFALIQKARQARRVQHEEILVILQNFSHHLPGFEGIENASVRSILLILMKELDNFSMSLLFTDFLKEVAAFCSQLLMQYHTKPELTALISMWKDQIKEADNAVSTYNLSPLSSLERLFISMMEAI; encoded by the coding sequence ATGTTTGAGAATGTACTTGGTCAACCTGCGGTACATCAACTTATTCTAGATCTTCAAAATAGCTCATTACCGCCTTCAATCTTATTCGAAGGCCCGCCAGCATCTGGAAAGGGAACCACCGCTCTGGAGTTGGGGAGAACCCTTTCTTGCCTTACCGAAGGAGCCCCATGGAATTGCACCTGTAGTGAATGTGTAAAACATCGGCACTTGCATCATCCGGATCTTCTTCTCTTGGGAAGCAGAGCCTTTTCTGCAGAAATTGCCGCTGCATCTGCGGCATACCTCAGGGATTCTGAATCTGCGGCAAAATTGTTATTTTTCCGTTCAGTCAGAAAGCTGCTGCATCGTTTTAATCCTCTGCTCTGGGAAGGCGAAGAGTCACGGCTTACTAAATTGGCACCAATCATCACCCAATGTAACGAATTCATCGAGGAGCTCAGTTCTTTTCAGGTTGATGTACAAGAGCGTGAAAAGCTCACTGCAACGATCGTAAAAAATGCCTTTCAGCTAGAGCGGGAGGGGATATCCGATACGATCCCTATTTTTCAAATCCGCCGGTCCGCTTATTGGGCTAGGCTTGCACCATCGGGGCGAAGAAAGCTATTAGTAATTGAAAACGCAGACCGTATGCAGGATGCTGCTCGGAATGCGCTCCTCAAAATTCTGGAAGAACCACCAGAGTCCTGCCAAATTGTCATGTGTACCACTAAAAAATCAGCCCTGTTGCCGACCATTCGGTCCCGTCTGAGATCCTATGCTTTTGAACAGAGAAACCTGCAAACCGAGCTAGAAATAATTAGGCGGGTATTTAAGGATACTAATAATCAAGAAGTAACAACAACAAGTTCGATTCTAGAAACCTATCTTGAATCCTTTTTACCTATTTCTTCCGAACATATTACACGAACTGCAGGATTATTTATGTTTGCCCTTATCCAGAAGGCTCGACAGGCTCGAAGAGTTCAACACGAAGAGATCCTTGTGATTTTACAAAATTTCAGTCACCACTTGCCTGGTTTTGAAGGTATTGAGAATGCTTCAGTCCGTTCTATTTTGCTCATATTGATGAAAGAGTTGGATAATTTTTCTATGTCCCTCCTGTTTACGGACTTTTTAAAAGAAGTCGCAGCTTTCTGTAGTCAATTATTGATGCAATATCATACAAAACCAGAGCTTACCGCCCTCATATCTATGTGGAAAGACCAAATTAAGGAAGCGGACAATGCAGTTTCGACCTACAATCTGAGTCCATTAAGCAGTC